From one Lycorma delicatula isolate Av1 chromosome 2, ASM4794821v1, whole genome shotgun sequence genomic stretch:
- the LOC142320004 gene encoding protein yellow-like, whose translation MYPVLGGRQNLALLLIKSQIIRDPAPPPPGLQTRFFWNQLDYVFPNPEARAAAINSEAFVPKNNLPVGIEIWKDKLFISVPRWDKGVPSTLNFIPIIEEPYGHSPPPPIDNAPLIPYPDWEFNQLGAPCKNRLNTVYRMRADECDRLWVLDSGTLGIGETTQQVCPYGLHVFDLHTNEQIHYYQLQPTDTNKDTFIANIVVDVGRNCSDTHVYASDELGYGLIVYSYAKDFSWRFEHPYFLPDPVGGDYNIGLNYQWEEEGIFAMELTAVQPDGFRTLLFHPLSSYRNFFVSTKILQDQTKAIGKMYYHDFFYFPDLGPNHHITTQVVYNGVLFKNFIDQNAIGCWKLDQPYTPENQVILTKHDESFIYPSDLRIEKSGRLWAITDRMPIHLMASLDFNDVNFRIFSGDANQLIAGTPCDPYGSTYLQYKPLQSAQSYNDKFLSNSLSFPLFDPKPVKEY comes from the exons ATGTATCCAGTACTTGGAGGACGACAGAATCTTG ccttACTATTAATCAAAAGTCAGATTATAAGAGATCCAGCTCCGCCACCTCCTGGTCTTCAAACAAGATTTTTCTGGAATCAGCTGGATTATGTTTTTCCAAATCCAGAGGCAAGAGCAGCTGCTATCAATTCAGAGGCTTTTgttcctaaaaataatttacctgttGGTATTGAAATCTGGaaagataaattattcatttctgtGCCAAGATGGGATAAAG GTGTTCCCAGCACTCTGAATTTTATTCCAATTATTGAAGAACCTTATGGACATTCACCTCCACCTCCAATTGATAATGCACCTTTAATTCCTTATCCAGATTGGGAATTCAACCAGCTTGGAGCACCATGCAAAAACAGACTTAATACTGTTTATCGAATGAGAGCTGATGAGTGTGACAGATTATGGGTTCTGGATTCTGGCACTTTAGGAattg GTGAAACAACACAACAAGTTTGTCCATATGGTCTTCATGTGTTTGATCTTCATACAAATGAACAAATTCACTATTATCAGCTACAACCAACAGACACTAACAAGGATACATTTATAGCAAACATTGTTGTAGATGTTGGCCGTAACTGTTCTGATACTCATGTATATGCATCTGATGAATTAGGTTACGGTCTAATTGTTTACAGTTATGCAAAAGACTTTTCATGGAGGTTTGAGCATCCTTATTTTCTTCCTGATCCTGTTGGTGGAGATTACAATATTGGATTAAATTATCAATGGGAAGAGGAAGGTATTTTTGCCATGGAATTAACTGCAGTACAGCCAGATGGTTTTAGAACTTTATTATTTCATCCTTTATCCAGCTACCGTAACTTTTTCGTTTCAACAAAGATATTGCAAGATCAAACAAAAGCTATaggaaaaatgtattatcatgatttcttttatttcccTGATTTAGGACCAAATCATCATATAACGACACAAGTTGTTTATAATGgagttctatttaaaaattttattgatcaaAATGCGATTGGATGTTGGAAACTTGATCAGCCATATACTCCAGAGAATcaagtaattttaacaaaacatgatgaaagttttatttatcctAGTGATTTAAGAATTGAGAAATCCGGCAGATTGTGGGCTATTACTGATCGTATGCCAATTCATTTAATGGCTTCTTTAGATTTTAATGATGTTAACTTTAGAATATTTTCTGGTGACGCTAACCAGTTAATTGCTGGAACACCCTGTGATCCATATGGTTCAACATATCTTCAATATAAACCACTGCAGTCAGCACAAAGttataatgacaaatttttatcTAACTCTTTAAGTTTTCCTCTGTTTGATCCAAAGCCagttaaagaatattaa